Proteins encoded by one window of Bubalus kerabau isolate K-KA32 ecotype Philippines breed swamp buffalo chromosome 22, PCC_UOA_SB_1v2, whole genome shotgun sequence:
- the LOC129637122 gene encoding LOW QUALITY PROTEIN: integrin beta-1-like (The sequence of the model RefSeq protein was modified relative to this genomic sequence to represent the inferred CDS: deleted 1 base in 1 codon; substituted 2 bases at 2 genomic stop codons): MEKTLGRPSPGGHASLGEAEREPRSTGRAYRAGRMPREKMNLQLIFWIGLISSVCCVFGQADENRCLKANAKSCGDTSRAKLWMVHKFRFGSFVEKTVMPYISTTPAKLRNPCTNEQNCTSPFIYKNVLSLTDKGDVFNELVGKQRISGNLDSPEGGFDAIMQVVVCGSLIGWRNVTRLLVFSTDAGFHFAGDGKLGGIVLPNDGQCHLENDVYAMSHYYDYPSIAHLVQKLSENNFQMIFAVTEEFQLVYKELKNLIPKSAVGTLSANSSNVIQLIIDEMRXDHLSSEVILENSKLPEGVTINYKSYCKNGVNGTGENGRKCSNISIGDEVQFEISITANKCPNKNSETIKIKPLGFTEEVEIILQFICECECQGEGIPGSPKCHDGNGTFECGACRGNEGRVGRHCECSTDEVNSEDMDAYCRKQNSSEICSNNGECVCGQCVCRKRDNTNEIYSGKFCECDNFNCDRSNGLICGGNSVCKCRVCDCNPNYTGSACDCSLDTTSCMAVYGQIRNGRGVCECGACKCTDPKFQGPTCEMCQTCLGVCAEHKECVQCRAFNXGEKKDTCAQECSHFNITKVENRDKLPQPGQVDPLSHCKEKDVDDCWFYFTYSVNGNNEATVHIVETPECPAGPDIIPIVAGVVAGIVLIGLALLLIWKLLMIIHDRKEFAKFEKEKMNAKWDTGENPVYKSAVTTVVNRKYEGNEHGLRGPPHCRQSASSHSESFSAVSPWFSHGQLLKMYHMYNLKSFLLF, from the exons atggaaaagactctgggccGCCCGAGCCCGGGAGGCCACGCCAGCTTGGGAGAGGCCGAGCGGGAACCCCGGAGCACAGGCCGAGCCTACCGCGCAGGCCGGATGCCACGGGAGAAGATGAATTTACAACTGATTTTCTGGATTGGATTGATCAGTTCAGTTTGCTGTGTGTTTGGCCAAGCAGATGAAAATAGATGTTTGAAAGCAAATGCCAAATCATGTGGGGATACAAGCAGGGCCAAATTGTGGATGGTGCACAAATTCAGGTTTGGTTCTTTCGTGGAGAAAACTGTGATGCCTTACATTAGCACAACACCAGCTAAACTCAGGAACCCTTGCACAAATGAACAGAACTGCACAAGCCCATTTATCTACAAAAATGTCCTCAGCCTTACTGATAAAGGGGACGTATTTAATGAACTTGTTGGTAAGCAGCGCATATCTGGAAATTTGGATTCACCAGAAGGTGGCTTTGATGCAATCATGCAAGTTGTAGTTTGTGGATCCCTGATTGGTTGGAGGAATGTGACACGGCTGCTGGTGTTTTCCACGGATGCTGGGTTTCACTTTGCTGGAGATGGGAAACTTGGTGGCATTGTTTTACCGAATGACGGACAGTGTCACCTGGAAAACGACGTGTACGCAATGAGCCATTATTATGATTATCCTTCTATTGCTCACCTTGTCCAGAAACTAAGCGAAAATAACTTTCAGATGATTTTTGCAGTTACTGAAGAATTTCAGCTTGTTTACAAGGAACTGAAAaatttgatccctaagtcagcGGTAGGAACATTATCTGCAAATTccagcaatgtgattcagttgATCATCGATGAGATGAGATGAGATCACCTTTCTTCAGaagtcattttggaaaacagcaaATTACCGGAAGGAGTAACAATAAATTACAAGTCTTACTGCAAGAATGGGGTGAATGGAACAggggaaaatgggagaaaatgctCTAATATTTCCATTGGGGATGAGGTTCAATTTGAAATTAGCATAACTGCAAATAAATGTCCAAATAAGAACTCTGAAACCATTAAAATTAAGCCTCTGGGCTTCACTGAGGAAGTGGAGATTATCCTTCAGTTCATCTGTGAATGTGAGTGCCAGGGTGAAGGCATCCCGGGAAGCCCCAAGTGCCACGACGGCAATGGGACCTTCGAGTGTGGGGCCTGCAGGGGCAACGAGGGACGTGTCGGGAGACACTGTGAATGTAGCACAGATGAGGTGAACAGCGAAGACATGGATGCCTACTGCAGGAAACAAAACAGTTCAGAAATCTGTAGCAACAATGGAGAGTGTGTCTGTGGACAGTGTGTGTGTAGGAAGAGGGACAATACAAATGAAATTTATTCTGGCAAATTCTGCGAGTGTGATAATTTCAACTGTGATAGATCCAATGGCTTAATATGTGGAGGAAATAGTGTTTGCAAGTGTCGAGTGTGTGACTGCAACCCTAACTACACCGGCAGCGCCTGTGACTGTTCTCTGGATACCACTTCCTGCATGGCCGTCTATGGACAGATCCGCAATGGCCGCGGCGTCTGCGAGTGTGGTGCCTGTAAGTGTACAGACCCCAAGTTCCAAGGGCCAACCTGTGAGATGTGTCAGACCTGCCTTGGAGTCTGTGCTGAGCATAAAGAATGTGTTCAGTGCCGAGCCTTCaattaaggagaaaagaaagacacaTGTGCTCAGGAATGTTCACATTTCAACATTACCAAGGTTGAAAATCGGGACAAATTGCCCCAGCCAGGCCAGGTGGATCCCTTGTCCCACTGTAAGGAGAAGGATGTTGACGACTGCTGGTTCTACTTCACATATTCAGTGAATGGGAACAATGAGGCCACTGTTCACATTGTAGAGACTCCAGAGTGCCCCGCTGGTCCAGACATTATTCCAATTGTAGCAGGTGTGGTTGCTGGAATTGTTCTTATTGGCCTTGCATTGCTGCTGATTTGGAAGCTTTTAATGATCATTCATGACAGAAAGGAATTTGccaaatttgaaaaggaa aaaatgaatgccaAATGGGACACAGGTGAAAATCCTGTTTACAAGAGTGCTGTGACAACTGTTGTCAATCGCAAGTACGAGGGGAATGAGCACGGCCTGCGTGGACcaccgcactgcaggcagagtgcTTCCAGTCACAGTGAGAGCTTCAGCGCGGTGTCACCGTGGTTCTCTCATGGGCAGCTTCTGAAAATGTACCATATGTATAATTTGAaaagttttttattattttga